One Candidatus Rhabdochlamydia sp. T3358 genomic window carries:
- the clpX gene encoding ATP-dependent Clp protease ATP-binding subunit ClpX: MTKKEKNGAHCSFCGRPEEAVEKLISGPESYICDKCVRLCIEIVDKKPIHHELKILKPKEIKASLDAYVIGQERAKKTISVAVYNHYKRIRSLQKEREIEYSKSNVLLLGPTGSGKTLIARTLANILDVPFAIADATTLTEAGYVGEDVENIILRLVQAADYDIARAEQGIIYVDEIDKVRKTTGNVSITRDVSGEGVQQALLKIVEGTIANVPPKGGRKHPNQEYIRVNTQNILFIVGGAFVHLEKIIAKRLGKSTIGFDVGEARVFDTNEINYLLSKVEPEDLIQFGMIPEFVGRFNSIANCNELTIQDLVDILIKPKNAIIKQYQHLFAEENVSLKFTDDGLRAMAEKAKKTGTGARALRMIVESLLLELMFDIPSDPTIKEIIVDEECITLQKKPKVIRLQTS; this comes from the coding sequence ATGACAAAAAAAGAAAAAAACGGCGCCCACTGCTCTTTTTGCGGCCGCCCAGAAGAAGCTGTGGAAAAACTGATATCTGGTCCTGAATCTTACATTTGCGATAAATGTGTGCGCCTGTGTATTGAAATTGTCGATAAAAAGCCCATTCATCATGAGCTAAAGATACTAAAACCAAAAGAGATTAAAGCTTCTTTGGATGCTTATGTTATTGGCCAAGAACGAGCTAAAAAGACCATTTCGGTTGCTGTTTATAATCATTATAAGAGAATTCGCTCTCTTCAAAAAGAGAGGGAAATCGAATATAGTAAATCTAATGTTTTATTATTAGGACCTACGGGGTCTGGAAAGACTCTCATTGCACGTACTTTAGCTAATATTTTAGATGTGCCTTTTGCTATTGCAGATGCCACTACTTTAACTGAAGCTGGTTATGTAGGTGAAGATGTAGAGAACATCATTTTACGTCTTGTACAAGCAGCAGACTATGATATTGCACGTGCTGAACAGGGTATCATTTATGTAGATGAAATTGATAAAGTTCGCAAAACAACTGGTAATGTCTCTATTACACGCGACGTATCTGGAGAAGGAGTGCAACAAGCTCTTTTAAAAATTGTAGAGGGAACCATTGCCAATGTTCCTCCTAAAGGAGGAAGAAAACATCCCAATCAAGAGTATATTCGTGTAAACACACAAAATATTCTGTTCATTGTAGGAGGTGCTTTTGTGCACCTTGAAAAAATTATTGCCAAAAGACTTGGCAAGAGTACAATTGGCTTTGATGTAGGTGAAGCGCGTGTATTTGACACCAATGAAATCAATTATCTGCTTTCTAAAGTAGAACCTGAAGACTTAATTCAATTTGGTATGATCCCAGAATTTGTAGGTCGTTTTAATAGTATTGCTAATTGCAATGAATTAACTATCCAGGATCTTGTTGACATTTTGATTAAACCAAAAAATGCTATCATCAAACAATATCAACATCTATTTGCAGAAGAAAATGTCTCTTTAAAGTTTACAGATGATGGACTAAGAGCTATGGCTGAAAAAGCAAAGAAAACAGGAACAGGAGCTCGTGCTCTAAGAATGATTGTAGAAAGTCTTCTCTTAGAATTAATGTTTGATATCCCATCAGATCCAACCATTAAAGAAATCATCGTTGATGAAGAATGTATTACCTTACAGAAAAAACCTAAAGTCATTCGCTTACAAACCAGCTAA
- a CDS encoding DEAD/DEAH box helicase, with translation MLNFRKLKQDFSSAIVKEGRELYEKQKVVSAKLLHLDAKTMRISAKVMGQYDNCYESEIEIDRLECETRDSNCDCPYNYDCQHLAALIFYLEENLDSILVAFSKENNLKQLGATIGIDRVEQEQLLEKIKQAESKIFQQQEEQHQKQVLQEYAVASSHLAVSPFFRSYQKQELDKADFALIFNPVLEEDNKIIEMQIALRLPYRSKPLYVPNARLFLERLRYEEIICIAGKNYCFSLQSFDPIQQEIIQIIRDQARFYENNHTERAQRVAYLDLETFGMILAKTYEIAMQKMAKSGLLSQEDESPLLPGIYEATMEMPLRFSPAQAQLRFCLQYILPPTSKILIDPRILVADHAIGLEESRFFECAKPGMIYKNVYYRFPESITRLHLRNLKQIRDMTIPTPLFGTFVENALPQMARYAEIANQEALQDFVTLPFVGNLEATCDISYLDGELEASLHFNYDGHKVPVAVSQLTFKGVNCFVSEQGILARNLVEEREIIEDLFQDFLFKPDTGMYISKSEKKIVEFMTDIIPRYQQRVQFNCPQNLLDQFIYDQTQFIIDLSHTDRIGTYMIALRVNGALNGIKLDQLWECVGSRKSFIELDSPKCRVKKGSEGHKIPKILVLDLDRLYAVVQLFDEMGIEVLENHTLERPLWSLANIDGSQFEGLPVEFSMTEQLVEIRKQMIGEKQLIFSDVPTCVKATLRAYQLEGVHWLERLRTMFLNGILADDMGLGKTLQAIVALTQHLTKSPRASLIICPTSLLYNWKEEVSKFNPKMKAVVVDGAPNNRKKLIGQLDQCDIIITSYTLLQKDIEHYKVANFSYLILDEAQHIKNRGTRNAKSVKMVSADHRLILSGTPIENSLEELWSLFDFLMPGFLGTYDRFVEKYIRVSGKEQTKNLEYLRKKVAPFILRRMKCDVLDDLPPVSEIIYHCQLSELQQQLYRSYAQSARDELVKLVERDGFDRVQIHVLATLTRLKQICCHPAIFAKEKAEPGDSAKYDMLLDLLQTLIEGKHKTVIFSQYTRMLQIMREDFEAKGIRFVYLDGSSKNRLEVVKKFNEDLSISVFLVSLKAGGTGLNLVGADTVIHYDMWWNPALENQATDRVHRMGQKQSVSAYKLIALDTIEEKIAEMQRRKKGLVKKVVSCDDEVIAKLTWEDVLELLKT, from the coding sequence ATGTTGAATTTTCGAAAATTAAAGCAGGATTTTTCTTCTGCAATTGTAAAAGAAGGGCGTGAGCTTTACGAAAAGCAAAAAGTCGTATCAGCTAAGCTCTTACATTTAGACGCAAAGACAATGCGGATTTCCGCCAAAGTGATGGGACAATATGATAATTGTTATGAAAGCGAGATTGAAATTGATCGATTAGAATGTGAAACTAGGGACTCTAATTGTGATTGTCCCTACAATTATGATTGTCAACATTTAGCTGCACTTATTTTTTATTTAGAAGAGAATCTTGATTCTATTTTGGTTGCTTTTTCAAAAGAAAACAATCTAAAGCAATTAGGAGCAACAATTGGAATCGATAGGGTAGAACAAGAACAACTATTAGAAAAAATTAAGCAAGCAGAAAGCAAGATTTTTCAGCAACAAGAAGAACAACATCAAAAACAGGTTCTGCAAGAATATGCGGTAGCTTCCTCCCATCTTGCTGTTTCTCCTTTTTTTAGATCTTATCAAAAACAGGAGTTAGATAAAGCAGATTTCGCTCTCATCTTTAATCCTGTTTTAGAAGAAGACAATAAGATTATAGAGATGCAAATTGCTCTGAGACTTCCCTATCGCTCTAAACCCTTATATGTACCAAATGCAAGGCTCTTTTTAGAAAGATTGCGTTATGAAGAGATCATTTGTATCGCCGGAAAGAACTATTGTTTTTCTTTGCAATCATTTGATCCAATACAACAAGAGATTATACAAATTATACGAGATCAAGCGCGCTTTTATGAAAACAATCACACAGAAAGAGCGCAAAGAGTTGCCTATTTAGACTTAGAAACCTTTGGCATGATTTTGGCAAAAACGTATGAAATAGCCATGCAAAAAATGGCTAAATCTGGTTTATTGTCGCAAGAAGATGAGTCTCCTCTTCTACCAGGAATCTATGAAGCTACCATGGAAATGCCTTTACGGTTTTCTCCAGCACAAGCACAGTTGCGTTTTTGCTTGCAGTATATTCTTCCGCCTACCTCTAAGATTTTAATCGATCCTCGCATCCTTGTTGCAGACCATGCAATTGGATTGGAAGAGTCTCGGTTTTTTGAATGTGCAAAACCGGGAATGATCTATAAGAATGTCTATTACCGATTCCCTGAGTCTATTACAAGGTTGCATTTACGTAATTTAAAGCAAATTCGGGATATGACAATTCCGACTCCTTTATTTGGAACTTTTGTAGAAAATGCTCTGCCGCAAATGGCTCGTTATGCGGAAATTGCTAATCAAGAGGCACTGCAAGATTTTGTTACTCTGCCATTTGTAGGTAACTTAGAAGCTACTTGTGATATTTCTTATTTAGATGGAGAGTTAGAGGCTAGTTTACATTTCAATTACGATGGACATAAAGTTCCTGTTGCTGTCTCACAACTTACCTTTAAAGGAGTGAATTGCTTTGTTTCAGAGCAGGGGATTTTGGCTCGTAATTTAGTAGAAGAAAGAGAAATCATTGAAGATCTCTTTCAGGACTTTCTCTTTAAGCCCGATACTGGGATGTATATCTCAAAATCTGAGAAAAAGATTGTTGAGTTTATGACGGATATTATTCCTCGGTATCAACAGAGAGTGCAATTTAATTGTCCACAGAATTTACTCGATCAATTTATCTATGATCAAACACAATTTATCATTGATTTATCTCATACAGATCGAATTGGTACTTATATGATTGCATTAAGGGTCAATGGTGCTCTTAATGGAATTAAACTCGATCAGCTTTGGGAATGTGTAGGATCTAGAAAATCTTTTATCGAACTCGATTCGCCTAAATGTCGTGTAAAAAAAGGGAGTGAGGGACATAAAATTCCTAAAATCTTAGTTTTAGATCTGGATCGACTCTATGCAGTTGTGCAGCTATTTGACGAGATGGGCATAGAGGTTCTTGAAAACCATACACTAGAAAGACCTCTTTGGAGCTTAGCTAATATCGATGGATCTCAATTTGAAGGTTTGCCTGTAGAATTTTCTATGACAGAGCAACTAGTAGAAATTCGCAAGCAGATGATTGGTGAGAAACAACTGATCTTTTCTGATGTACCAACTTGTGTAAAAGCTACATTGCGCGCTTATCAATTAGAAGGAGTACATTGGTTAGAAAGGCTTAGGACCATGTTTTTAAACGGAATTCTTGCTGATGACATGGGTCTTGGTAAAACTCTGCAAGCCATTGTTGCTTTAACACAGCATTTAACAAAAAGTCCTCGAGCCTCTCTGATTATTTGTCCAACTTCTCTATTATATAATTGGAAAGAGGAAGTCTCTAAGTTTAATCCTAAAATGAAGGCTGTTGTAGTCGATGGAGCTCCCAATAATCGGAAAAAATTGATTGGGCAGTTAGATCAGTGTGATATTATCATTACTTCTTATACATTATTGCAAAAAGATATTGAGCATTATAAAGTAGCTAATTTTTCTTATCTGATCTTAGATGAAGCACAGCATATTAAGAACCGAGGTACTCGAAATGCCAAATCGGTTAAGATGGTGTCAGCAGACCACAGGTTAATTCTATCAGGAACGCCCATTGAAAACTCTTTGGAAGAGCTTTGGAGTTTATTTGATTTCTTGATGCCTGGGTTTTTGGGAACCTATGACAGATTTGTAGAAAAGTACATTCGTGTTTCAGGCAAAGAGCAAACCAAGAATTTAGAGTATCTACGCAAGAAAGTAGCGCCTTTTATTCTAAGAAGGATGAAATGCGATGTGCTAGATGATCTACCACCTGTCTCAGAGATTATTTACCACTGCCAACTCTCAGAGTTGCAACAGCAGCTCTATCGGTCTTATGCACAATCTGCTCGTGATGAATTAGTGAAGTTAGTAGAAAGAGATGGCTTTGATCGAGTACAAATCCATGTTCTTGCAACCCTTACTAGATTAAAGCAGATCTGTTGTCACCCTGCGATTTTTGCAAAAGAAAAAGCAGAACCGGGTGATTCTGCTAAATATGACATGCTACTTGACCTTTTACAAACATTGATAGAAGGTAAACACAAAACCGTAATCTTTTCTCAGTACACACGTATGTTACAAATTATGAGAGAGGATTTTGAAGCAAAGGGGATTCGTTTTGTGTATTTGGATGGATCTAGTAAAAATCGCCTAGAGGTTGTTAAGAAGTTTAATGAAGATCTTTCTATTTCTGTATTTTTAGTCTCTTTAAAAGCAGGTGGAACAGGTCTAAATCTCGTAGGTGCTGATACTGTCATTCATTACGATATGTGGTGGAACCCAGCTTTGGAGAATCAAGCAACAGATAGAGTACATAGAATGGGACAAAAGCAATCAGTTTCAGCCTATAAGCTCATTGCGCTTGATACCATTGAAGAAAAAATTGCAGAAATGCAGAGAAGAAAAAAAGGATTGGTCAAGAAAGTGGTAAGTTGCGATGATGAGGTGATAGCAAAGCTCACCTGGGAAGATGTATTAGAGCTTTTAAAGACATAA
- a CDS encoding trigger factor produces MDQATAEPRQLINEHVRFTIHNKPSCIVEFDVEALKPLMQAAHKKAVKKVGKNVTLSGFRKGKAPENLIEKNFSNEIKKQWDQEIANASFQECQKLANIPMLHKEAKVSFSMKSHSTHGALLLLSFESEPTLPFIDPKEVQLKSVKRPEVSPEKIVETIRQTQFFFAKWEKITDRPIQENDFVTLDVDLIEEGTPLFSNTRFEVNAKGMAEWMLPLVLGKNISDTAEGVSVPDQNASQEEKEELKPKKARITIKSIDLATLPPLDEKFAKLLGVSSVEELHQRVEELLNKQADAHVQESLREQVTEILLKQFPFDLPTTLVQKEVEFRIQQLAQNADFKNYWDNLKAEERKKMFETIQQQSEKAVRMFYLCRKIVGEANIRIAAEDVPSAASTPLEILLSPQNPNHSNHPEIEHAEAYSRLILEKAEDWIIKYAKF; encoded by the coding sequence ATGGACCAAGCAACAGCAGAGCCTAGGCAATTGATCAATGAGCATGTGCGTTTTACCATTCACAATAAGCCCTCTTGTATTGTTGAATTTGATGTTGAAGCTCTAAAGCCATTGATGCAAGCGGCCCATAAGAAAGCGGTTAAGAAAGTAGGGAAAAACGTTACTCTTTCTGGCTTTCGCAAAGGAAAAGCTCCTGAGAACCTTATCGAAAAAAACTTCTCCAATGAAATTAAAAAACAATGGGACCAAGAAATTGCCAACGCTTCTTTTCAAGAGTGCCAAAAGCTAGCTAATATTCCTATGCTACATAAAGAAGCTAAAGTATCTTTTAGCATGAAGAGCCATTCCACACATGGAGCTCTTTTACTGCTTTCTTTTGAAAGTGAACCTACTCTTCCTTTTATAGACCCTAAAGAAGTCCAGCTAAAAAGTGTTAAAAGACCTGAAGTAAGCCCTGAAAAGATTGTTGAAACTATTCGCCAAACTCAATTTTTCTTTGCAAAATGGGAAAAAATAACCGATCGTCCTATTCAGGAAAATGACTTTGTAACTTTGGATGTAGATCTGATTGAAGAAGGAACTCCCTTATTTTCAAATACGCGTTTCGAAGTAAATGCAAAGGGCATGGCTGAATGGATGTTACCCCTTGTCCTTGGCAAAAATATCTCTGATACAGCTGAAGGAGTGAGTGTTCCCGATCAAAACGCATCTCAAGAGGAAAAAGAAGAATTAAAACCAAAAAAAGCACGTATTACTATTAAATCCATTGATTTAGCAACATTGCCTCCTCTTGATGAAAAGTTTGCTAAGCTGCTTGGGGTCTCCTCTGTTGAAGAATTACATCAACGAGTAGAAGAGTTGCTAAATAAGCAAGCTGATGCACATGTTCAAGAATCCTTACGCGAACAAGTAACAGAAATTCTGTTAAAGCAGTTTCCTTTTGATTTACCTACGACTCTTGTCCAAAAAGAAGTAGAATTTAGAATTCAGCAACTAGCTCAAAATGCTGATTTTAAAAACTATTGGGATAATCTAAAAGCAGAAGAACGCAAAAAAATGTTTGAAACAATCCAACAACAATCGGAAAAAGCTGTTCGAATGTTCTATTTATGCCGTAAAATTGTAGGTGAAGCAAATATTCGCATTGCTGCAGAAGATGTTCCCTCTGCTGCCTCTACTCCACTTGAGATTTTACTTAGCCCCCAAAATCCCAATCACTCTAATCATCCTGAAATTGAACATGCAGAAGCATATTCTCGCTTGATCTTAGAAAAGGCAGAAGACTGGATTATTAAATATGCAAAGTTCTAA
- a CDS encoding ATP-dependent Clp protease proteolytic subunit, whose protein sequence is MNVPYVIEDTGRGERAMDIFSRLLKDRIVFIGTEITDQVADVIIAQMLFLRAEDPKKAISIYINSPGGYISAGLAIYDTMMFMDYEINTYCIGQSCSMAALLLAAGTKGKRFALPHSRIMIHQPMGGIGGSSADIAIQAKEIIELKRICSKILAQLTGQDLVKIVDDSERDFFMNPEEAKEYGLIDKIATQPQKTPAIKQE, encoded by the coding sequence ATGAATGTTCCATATGTGATTGAAGATACAGGCCGTGGCGAGCGCGCCATGGATATTTTTTCCCGTCTATTGAAAGACAGGATTGTTTTTATTGGCACAGAGATTACAGATCAAGTAGCTGATGTAATCATTGCCCAAATGCTTTTTTTGCGTGCTGAAGACCCAAAAAAAGCTATAAGCATCTATATAAATTCTCCTGGGGGTTATATCTCTGCTGGATTAGCAATTTATGACACCATGATGTTTATGGATTATGAAATTAATACTTACTGCATAGGGCAATCTTGTTCTATGGCTGCTCTTCTTTTAGCTGCTGGTACTAAAGGTAAGCGATTTGCATTACCTCATAGTCGAATTATGATTCACCAGCCAATGGGTGGGATTGGCGGTTCCTCTGCTGATATTGCTATTCAGGCCAAAGAAATTATTGAGCTTAAAAGAATTTGCTCTAAGATTTTAGCTCAACTCACAGGTCAAGACCTTGTGAAAATCGTTGATGACTCTGAGCGAGATTTTTTCATGAATCCAGAAGAAGCAAAAGAATATGGTCTCATTGACAAAATAGCTACACAACCACAAAAAACGCCAGCGATAAAACAAGAATAA